A stretch of the Fretibacterium sp. OH1220_COT-178 genome encodes the following:
- a CDS encoding ExbD/TolR family protein, producing VSVRADGTVLWGGAAVTSADVPALASQAAAESRDILLAGDRAAPYGAVAELLELLRRSGLESAGLVLQGGVP from the coding sequence GGTGTCGGTGAGGGCGGACGGCACGGTCCTTTGGGGCGGAGCCGCGGTGACGAGCGCCGACGTCCCCGCTCTGGCCTCGCAGGCCGCGGCCGAGAGCCGGGACATCCTGCTGGCGGGCGATCGTGCGGCACCTTACGGGGCCGTCGCGGAGCTTCTGGAGCTCCTTCGGCGTTCGGGGCTGGAGAGCGCGGGGCTCGTGCTTCAGGGAGGGGTCCCGTGA